One segment of Gadus chalcogrammus isolate NIFS_2021 chromosome 8, NIFS_Gcha_1.0, whole genome shotgun sequence DNA contains the following:
- the LOC130387896 gene encoding uncharacterized protein LOC130387896 encodes MDVTEDSMNVHHREDDGTVYFETYVPPARDAIYLPKHVLYLLMGSFMVVGVLYAIIGHLIKDLIHDFADWLFGEQPEELVVNFCEAKDKFMADWCPETSPELEAMARAEQIKVVLEANEYSPAIWIISDGVEPKPARKGPRVAFGAKS; translated from the exons ATGGACGTCACAGAGGACAGTATGAACGTCCACCACCGGGAGGACGACGGGACAGTGTACTTTGAGACCTACGTCCCCCCGGCCCGGGACGCCATCTACCTGCCCAAGCACGTGCTGTACCTGCTGATGGGGTCCTTCATGGTGGTCGGGGTGCTCTACGCCATCATCGGCCACCTCATCAAAGACCTCATTCATGACTTTGCAG ACTGGCTGTTTGGAGAGCAGcctgaggagctggtggtgaaCTTTTGTGAGGCCAAGGATAAGTTCATGGCGGACTGGTGTCCGGAGACTTCTCCAGAGCTGGAAGCGATGGCCCGGGCCGAGCAGATCAAGGTGGTCCTGGAAGCCAACGAATACTCCCCTGCCATCTGGATCATATCGGACGGTGTTGAGCCGAAACCGGCCAGGAAAGGACCACGCGTGGCGTTCGGGGCAAAAAGTTAG